TCACATTCTCACTCAATTCGACTCTCGCATTAAAACTTCTCCGAAGTGACAATGGTAGTGAATTTATTTCACTTAGCTCTTTTTTTCAAGATAATGGCGTTATTTTCCAACATTCttgtgtttacacgcctcaacaaaatggggttgtgGAGCGCAAGCATCGCCATATTATCCAGGTGGCTCgtgctttgaaatttcaggcTCATCTTCCTCCACAATTTTGGGGGGAGTGTGTTCTCACAGCCGTCCACATAATCAATCGCTTGCCCTCTCCCATCCTTTCTTACAAAACTCCTTTCGAGCTTCTTTACTCCAAACcaccttctttttctcatcttcgGGTTTTTGGATGCTTAGCTTACGCCACAAATGTGCGCCCTACTCATAAATTTGATACCCGAGcaatttcttcaattttcatTGGTTACCCGATGGGCCAAAAAGCCTTCAAACTGTTTAACTTAACGACTAAAAAAGTTTTTACCAGTCGAGATGTTAGATTTCatgaagatgtgtttccttatgCCTCCACTCAGCCCACTCTTCCTTTTGCTCCGTTGGCCCATGACCCAGGCCCAATTCCACTTCTCCCTCATTCCTTAGACACCGATCTTGACTCCTAGGTCCCTCCCACGTGTCCTTCTTCTTCTCGTCCTTCCCGTCCTGCCATAGACGCCGATCTTGGCGCTTCCTCTTTACCGCCTCCGCCTCCCATCTGTCAGTATTCCCGGCGACCTAAGCCGCCTGCTCCACCGCCCCTTGTCCCACCTCCTTCGTCCTTCTCCACCCCTGTCGTCCCCGGTGCCAGGATGGTCCCCATTCCCACCATCTTCTCCGTCTCCTCCTCCCCCACCTCCACCCGCAGCTATTTCTGGCCCACCACCGCTCCTCTGCGCCACCTGCTCGGTTCGCCGATATCGACTTCTCCAAGCCTCAATCCAATGCTTGCTCTTTCCAATCGCTCTCCTTCCCGCCAGGTCCTTCCAAAGGTACGCGGTATCCATTGGCAAATTATGTCTCTTATCATCGTTACATTCCTGCCTACTCCTCTTTTGTGGCTCAGCTCAGTGCTGTCTGTGAACCGTCCTCTTATTCTGAGGCGGCTACTGTTTCGAAATGGAGGGATGTCATGCGTTCTGAATTGGAGGCCTTGCAGGCCAACGGTACCTGGACCCTTACCTCGTTGCCCCCTGGGAAGATCCCTATTGGTTGTAGGTGGGTTTACAAGGTCAAGCTCAAGTCTGATGGTTCGATTGAACGATACAAGGCCAGGTTGGTGGCCAAGGGCTTCACGTAATTAGCAGGTATTGACTATCAGGACACCTTCTCTCCTACTGCTAAAATTGTTACGGTCCGTTGTCTCCTTGCTTTCGCTGCGTCTCGTGGTTGGTCCCTTTATCAACTCGATGTCAACAATGCCTTTCTCCATGGCAACCTGGATGAAGAAATTTATATGTCTCCACCGCCTGGGCTCCGGAGACAGGGGGAGGAGCATTTGGTTTGTCGGTTGCATAAATCCTTGTACGGTCTGAAACAGGCTTCAAGGCAGTGGTTTTCTAGATTTTCAGAAGTTATTCGGTCTGCTGGCTTTGTGCAATCTAGAGCAGACTACTCTCTTTTTACCAGGAGGCAAGGCAAGTCTTTTACAGTCTTATTGATATATGTTGACGATATATTAATTACTGGCAATGATCCTGTGAGTATAGCTGATGTCAAGAAATTTTTGCATAAAACATTCCATTTGAAAGATCTTGGCAATTTAAAGTATTTTCTTGGCATTGAAGTGTCAGCATCTAAGAAAGGGATATTTATTTGTCTGCGCAAGTATGCGTTAGAAATTATAAAAGATGCAGGGTTATTGGGTGCTGCTCCTGTTGACACACCCATGGAACGTGGATTAAAGTTGTCAGATAAGACTGAGTTACTCAAAGATCCAGAGAAGTATAGGCGTTTGGTTGGAAGATTGATTTATCTCACAGTGTCAAGGCCGGATATTACATATCCTGTTCATATATTAAGCAGGTTTATGCATCAGCCTCGAAAAGCTCATTGGGAAACAGCTTTGCGAGTGGTACGCTATCTCAAGTCAGCTCCTGGTCAAGGCTTGTTCTTTTCCTCAAATAGTGATCTTCGGCTACGAGCCTTTTGTGACTCAGATTGGGCAGGATGTCCACTTACAAGAAGGTCTACTACATGGTATTGTGTGTTCCTAGGGCCTTCTTTAATTTCATGGAAGTCAAAATGTCAGAAAACAGTCTCTCTTTCTTCAGCTGAAGCAGAGTATCGTGCTATGACAGGAGCTTGTTGTGAATTAACTTGGCTACGTTATTTGCTTCAAGACTTGGAGATTTTACACCAGGAAACGACATTGctctattgtgacaacaaggctgcTTTACATATAGCAGCAAATCCAGTGTTTCATGAACGTACAAGACATATAGAAATGGATTGTCACTATATCAGGGATAACATTCAAGATGGTTCAGTGGAGACACGATTTGTGAGTTCTGGAAATCAACTGGCTGATGTTCTAACTAAAGCTCTTGGCAAGGAGGATTTCGAACTtatgattcgcaagttgggTGTGCAGGatatccactctccaacttgagggggagtgttggaaaGAAGAGCAAAATTAGCATCTTGTATAACTATTAACATTTAACACATTTACTCTATATCATCACATTGATTCTATATTATTAGACATTAATAGGGCTAGAATAACTGTCTTGTTTTGTATCCTAGAATCAAGCTGTATTATTGTATATATGTGCTACAGATCAATAGAGCAATCATCTCTCCAGCAAATCtgtctttgttgtttttcaaatCATCATTAGTACAAGTTAAACATGATGAGGTGATCAACAATAACAAGTTCGATTTTCTCGGACCGTTTCTCATATTTTATTTGGCAAGAAAGGTGAGCAACACGAAATTTGAGCAGCCTTGGATTACTAGAGTTTATAGTAGATTTTGATTTACCTGGAATTGTTTAAAGACAAGGCCATAATCCAGATAAATGCTCTGAGCACTAACAAATTGCAGGGTAAAGGCAGTTGTAGTCATCAAACAGGCCACTCCAAAAGTCTTGCTCACCGGAGGTAGAGATCGGTAGTATCTGCACTCATAAGAAGAATGAGATTAATTCTGTCAATGGACAAATGAAAGATTACAGACTTCGATCCATTTGAAAATActcaatttcataatttttactAAATGGTGTAGTCCTTCTTCCCTAAGATACTACTCATACTAGTAGTCTAAAAGACTAAAACCCAACATGGTTATAACAAAGTACCAGTGCCCTATCCCATATGCTTTAGTACCCAATTCACATATAAAAAGGCTGGACCAAAACCTTCtctagtcaatcaaatgaaaaatTAAGCTACTCAAATCACATGATCATCCAAACGTGATTGATCGAAAGTTCGAAACCATCacacagagaaaaaaaagagaggttgCTTACTCCGCTGGTGTAGACATGGCAAAAGAAGCAGAGGATACCAGGGGGTTGAATTGGAGTGCTGCTACATGAAGCAGAGTGAATAAATAAGTAATGGAACATATACAACTGTGATATGAATGTATTTGTCATGTATTGAAAATTCCAAGGGAGTGACTTTGGAGTCGTCTCAATAACTTAACGGAAGGGTCAGGAAAAACTTTGGTTTGGCCAAGTCTTCCATTACTTGACCATTGACCACTGACCAACTTCATGGAAACACAATGCTGTCCTAACtttgaaattttcttcttgTCTAGAGTAACTCAGACAACTGGAATGTTTCCTATGAGCGCCACGTGCCACCTTCTTACTAGATTAATGAAAACCATTTCCCACGGCAGAACTTTAAGACAATGGTTTATCTCAATCAGAAGCTCTTTATTTCATCATTTAGAGTTGTTATACAAAAATGTCTATGATACATGACACTAATCTGAGTTTAGGTTACAAAGCTTGAACAAGGAAAGCGCTGAGGAAGCCCCATATCTTccttccaacgttccatgtaaagagccaaaaaaataaatttaaaaactcgACGTACATTATATGCATCAATGGAGATATTCTCGAATAACCAACCCTTGGTTCTCTATCAAACTTCAGGACCAGTGGCGAACAAGCTGACAAGACCCCGGAATACTTGTGCTGATAGTTGATGTGCTTGAAATGCTTCACCATCCAAATTCCAAACACTCTCATTGCCAGAAGAAGTAAATGTAAAAGCAGGGGTCTGCAACCAAGAAATTTAGTATTTACGAGTGAGACAATTTGGATaacaaaagagaaatgaagtATGTTTTGAGAAATCgtaccttgtggtgttccacaAACTTAAAATCAAAAGGATTTCCACCTTTCCTTGCAAGCTGTGTAAGATGCCTGTATCATGCATAAAAGGCTTTAATACGAAGTCACATAGAAGTGAAAAAATTTCAGTACTCTGCATCAAAACCTCAATATATATTTCTCCAAAATGGTCATGACTCATTACCACGATTAGCAAGCATGACTAGCATGCTACTTGTCACAGTGCAAATTAACACACAACAAAGCCTCCCAAACTCATCATAAAAAGTTGTTTGGTAATCAAGATCTTGGATAGGCCATCAAAAGATTATGAACTGTAAAACCCCaacttattattattactacTTTTAGTTTTAATGGGGACACTATATCAGCCATTCTCCAATTATTGGAGGAGAGGGCAGAAAAAAGGAGCATTGAGAGGGGAACTACATATTACCACAGATAGAGAGCATGAGGACAGTCTTTGATCAATATGAGATGGAGGAAACCATCTGAAAGATGCGCATCAGCCACCAAACCATCAGGTGCTTTTTCATTTCTACAAGAAATTACTGCAGCACCGACACTGAGAAACTTTCCCTTGGAACTGGACCATTTTGTCTCTCCTGCATGTGAGTTAGGGGTCGTATGGGAATCATCTGTGGACCCGTGAATAGGCTTGGTGCAACAAACGTTGCAGTTGGCACGGCATATCACCTTTTCAGATTTATTTGAGTTCCAAAATGGTCGCTTGCGACCACCAAGATTATTTTTCTCAGAAGTTGAATCTCGTTCTTCTGATTTGACATCTAAATATGCTATTTCTGCCTGATAGGACCTGAACAATAAAGGAATATCATAAAGTTAGACAAGCTGATGATGAGCAAAACTAAAagtaacaaaaaagaaaaatcttatTGATCATAATATAAAGGTTGTCAATGAAAAGAATCTATGTGGTGTATGTATGCCAAAAAAAGAAACCAAGAGATGCATAGCTACCAAAATATTGATCCATACACAGAGACCATATTCATGACTTGAGCCCTAGCAGTCATGATTTTGGGACTCTCACAGTAAAATTTGATGACCAATTAGTGACTTACCTGTGCCTCATAAACACCCTTGTTCCTGCATAATCATATCGTTTAGGTCCCATCCAACGGTACTTTTCACTCTCTGTAATGACATCCCCATAAAATCCATACCTAAAAATATCAAGCATATAGCTTTTAGAGAACAGCTTTTCATGTGAATATACATGGAGAGAGATATTAGTTAATTTTGCATAATTAAGTCACTGCCCGTCATTTATTTAGAATTTTGGACGAATTAACACAAAGGAATAAGAGAAAGTACTGATTATTAGAGTCGGTAAATGGTAATCGCAGTTATTTGGGTGGATAATATGCAACGACACCagttagaatgagaaattaccCAGCAAAAGAAGCTGCATAGCGCACATGAGGTTCAACCTCCGATGTAGATTCTGTTTTCCACCTCACAACTTGGGCTACATCAAGCCACACTCTTTTACCGAGGACAATGTGAAATGCAGATGTTATAGGATCTCGAGCCCCAGTTGTACTGAAAAAAAGAAAGGCAAACACCTTTTGTTAGACCAAATAAAAGAATATCAGCTGAAATATAGGGAAATAGTATCATATCAATATGCTCTGGAAATCAATAATCTCATATATGGCGTAATGGGAAAACAATAAGGCAGAAAAATCTTAATGCTGATCCAAAAATGCAAAGGAGTACCACATCACAATGGCATCAGTTGAGCCAGCAGGAATGAGTCCAAATCTTAAATGTTCATTGGGGAGGGAAATCCCAGGCTCTTGATCTACTGGGTtttcaaaacaagaaaaagcgATAATCAGGTATTATGCACTTAGTAAATACATATAAAATATAATGAAATTAAATGTAAATTTTAATCATCATGGTTTTAAAATACACAATAAACTACCAACACTGCAAGAACCATAACCCAGTCCCTTTAACTCCAGTGATATGTCAGCTAACCACCTTTTACAGCTAGGAATCAAATTCAAAGTCTGACTTGTATGGAAACATCTGATTATTGTACTTACTGATATTTAAGACTCCTGAGCCATTAATACTTGAACTTGAGAGGAGGGGAGACTGCTCATTATTCTGAGAAGAAGCTTCAATAACGGTTTCACTTGGATCATTTACAATGAGACTCTCATTACAACTAGCAGAATCATGGAAATCTGAAGGAGTTGGTGGATACGGAGCTTTATGCCTTGAAGAAAGAAATCCATTAAGAATTTCGTTGAAAAAACCATCACCACCCTGGAAGCAAATCAATTGTCAACAATCACTAATTTGGAATAAGATGGATAATCATAAGCTACACTTAAGAATAGACGAAAAGATCATAAGTTACTTACAACAGCTATCACTCCATCATATGAAATAAGCTCCTTGTTCCCTATAGTTGCCATCACATCATATGCATGCCCTGCCCTTTCGGTCACAATCACCTGATGATGGAAGTGACATCTCTACTTGTTATAACAGTATGCGATTTAGCAGTATTACTTTCTTTAGTAGACTTCTTAAATGCAGGATTCGAGTAATCTTGGTTCCCACCAAAAAATCAAAAGCAAATAAAGAAGCTAAAAGTTTACCTTTGTTTTCACTTTAGCACGGGAGAATATAGGAGCCACACTGTCCCAAGTTTTGCAGCCATTTCCCTTCCCACTCCTTGGATGAACAAAAACCTAGCCAAGCAGAAAACGTTTCTGGAAAAGAATTATATTACCACTTTATGTCCATTTAGATCAACCAACTAACCAACTTATGattgaaacaagaaaaataatgtAGTGTTTAGCCAAGTATGATACATACCAGAAGATTCTTTGGCCTCCCCTGCTCTAAGTCCAGAGAAGCCTTGATTTGATTGACCCAAATCTGACATATATGGAGATCCTTATGACCAAATGTATATGTAGCAAGGACCCGAACAGACGGAAGAGTCCTTGAGCTCTGGAAACCATGCACTGTAAAGCggtacgtctgcatcaatgtaAACACAAAACACATTACTACCGGATGAAGGACTTAAAGCACACATAACTAACGAAAAGGAATTGAACAAACCTCAGAGACACGCTGACCCTTAAGGCATTTTCGAGCATTTGAGACATTTGATCCATGAATCACGCCATAGTTGATCAGCTCAACAGCATACACATCCGCAAACTTGATCTCGGTTGTTGCAACCTTTGAAGCAAATTTGATGCACAAACAAGTTGAGTCATCCTGATATGTTAGACATTAAAGCAAGACATAAATGTTCAAAGTTAAACAAAAGCTACCTACCTATGATACATTACAACATCCCAAATACAAAGGGAAACATTAGTGTTCAACTAGAATAAAAGAACTGATCTTTTCCACAAAACTCAGATAAAAATGATGAAACCAGAAGAACACCACTTGCCTTTCAGGCCTAATAACCAGAACACAACCAAAACCAATACAAAACAACAATAATCAACTAGAGTTAAAGGACTGATCTTTTTCACAAAACTCATACAACCATGATGAAATACAACAACCCAATTGCCCTTCAGGCCTAATAAGCAGAGAATATACCAGAACCAACACAACCAATGCAAAAAGAGCATTACTTTCAATCCTGAAGGAGCAAAAGAACCATTTTTTTAACGCAAAACCATGAAAACAAAGAACGGGAGAGTAGAAGTTTACATTGTCCAATGGCTCGAGCAATCTCCAAGACAACCCATCAGAGTTGAAGGAGAGGCTAACTTGGCCAACGTGGTCCAATGAAAGCGTGCAGCTCAGAAGGGAGGCTTGGCCGTCAAACCGTGCATGTGGGGGAGATTGGTGTTGTTGAATAGAGCCATCTACATCGTCTCGTTCCATTCAAAAGGGCATTAGGGGCTTAAGGTGAAGAGGTTTCTGAGACAAATCGGAAAAAGAAGGTGCAAAAGTCAGAAAGCGGTGATGGGTTTTGGCAGATTCCGGGAGGGAAAGGCGTTGTTGGTATGGCGAGCTGGAAATTCTGCGTTGGTTCGGCTAAGAGATCTATATTCAATATtaaattctcttcttctttttttcttcttattggGTTGTATTTCACTATTTTGTTAGATATCTACTAATTTTCAACGAAAAATTTTCAGTGCAAATTGGACCTCATAATTTTCATAAAAAATACTTTTCTAAAAGGATGATTTCTATTTTCTACGTAGTAGCAAAAAATCAATGTTTAGTAAAAATCGTATATTACATTTTCTCATCAAAATTTTCCCATACTCAAATAATAATTTTTGAACACCTTCAATTGACAGTACTCAAAAATCACGATGtcatttttttgttacaatatgtttgaaaactataaaatttattgaaaaaaaaaaattagtttgagGCTTTAGTGTTATGTAAAATAGAAGTTTAAAACACATCATAAAATTTCTACTCTACAAATGGTGAGCTTATGGTATAGGAAAATTCCAAGAAAATAGTGTCAACGAGGTTTAACATGTTTCGGCATTTCATTATATTCCACAGGTGGAGAATGACACCTCCGAACCAGCCAAACCATGCAAAAGCacatttctattcaaattgtcATTTTCTTTAATCTCACCGTTGATAAAACATGATTTTAAAATGTGTTCTTGTTGAGTATTGACGGCATATCAAAATTTGTAACGGATTATTTTACTCTTCTAATCCATCAAGGATGGTTCTTGCCATACATAACCAACTTCACTATCATGAAAAACACTGTGAGTTAAGAAGATGTAAAATCTGgccaaaataaatcaataagTTCATCCATTGAAAAATAAAGTTTTTAAAACTCATTCTTCAGGGAAGTAAATGCCTTTTGGATTCGTATAGTCGTGTCCATCAAAGTATTATTCTCTACAGAGCTggaaaattaagaatatattgcATGCAGTAAGGTTGATCTTCAGGAACAATAGAGACTTGATGTATACCCCCTAACTAGTTAGGGCAATACCGTGTAAACCTTCACATCATCCATGTCTGGGTTTCTCACCGAGTACTGAAATGTCCAGCCATGGCAAGCACCAGCATGCACGCCGTTCTTATTAATTGCAAAAACAGCTCCCACAAAATCAGGGAATTTTCGTGCAATGCGTGATATTGCATCCTTGGCAGCAAGCTTAGGCTCCATCCCTAATCTCATACTCTCCACAACTTGATAACTGTTTGGTAATCAAACAAAGTACATCCTCAGGTTCATAGAATGAAAGTGAATAAACTCAGTGCAGGAGGAGCAGCTGAAGTTTGCCAAGGGATATAGTTAATCATGACAGCAAAATCAAAAACACATTTAGGACTGAAGACACAAAGTGAAAGTACAAAACCAAGCATCATATAGACTAGCAAAAAATAGATAACATAACGATGTTATACTAGTTGATGAACCTACATAAGAAGCATTGAGAAGTAGCTTACACATTAAAGTAACCAGTGCTGCATGCAGGAAGGGTAAGATTGGTTTTGCTATTTGGAACACAAGGCTCGAGGCCAGCTGCTTATAaaacttctttctttttataaTTACTAGCTTCAAGCCACTATTTTGCAGAGTAAATAATGATTAAAGCTTTTGAAAATATGCACACAATGAGTCGTAACACCCAAGAGGAAATTTCATGGTGGATTTCATTTAGTAAGATTTAGTATTGTTGACCACATTGACATTCCACAGCAATATCCCAATGCTTCAGCCATCAAAGGAATATTTTCTTTAAATGAAGAACCCAACTAGGACCAGGAACAT
This portion of the Rosa chinensis cultivar Old Blush chromosome 1, RchiOBHm-V2, whole genome shotgun sequence genome encodes:
- the LOC112194739 gene encoding ceramide kinase isoform X2, giving the protein MERDDVDGSIQQHQSPPHARFDGQASLLSCTLSLDHVGQVSLSFNSDGLSWRLLEPLDNDDSTCLCIKFASKVATTEIKFADVYAVELINYGVIHGSNVSNARKCLKGQRVSETYRFTVHGFQSSRTLPSVRVLATYTFGHKDLHICQIWVNQIKASLDLEQGRPKNLLVFVHPRSGKGNGCKTWDSVAPIFSRAKVKTKVIVTERAGHAYDVMATIGNKELISYDGVIAVGGDGFFNEILNGFLSSRHKAPYPPTPSDFHDSASCNESLIVNDPSETVIEASSQNNEQSPLLSSSSINGSGVLNINQEPGISLPNEHLRFGLIPAGSTDAIVMCTTGARDPITSAFHIVLGKRVWLDVAQVVRWKTESTSEVEPHVRYAASFAGYGFYGDVITESEKYRWMGPKRYDYAGTRVFMRHRSYQAEIAYLDVKSEERDSTSEKNNLGGRKRPFWNSNKSEKVICRANCNVCCTKPIHGSTDDSHTTPNSHAGETKWSSSKGKFLSVGAAVISCRNEKAPDGLVADAHLSDGFLHLILIKDCPHALYLWHLTQLARKGGNPFDFKFVEHHKTPAFTFTSSGNESVWNLDGEAFQAHQLSAQVFRGLVSLFATGPEV
- the LOC112194739 gene encoding ceramide kinase isoform X3 gives rise to the protein MERDDVDGSIQQHQSPPHARFDGQASLLSCTLSLDHVGQVSLSFNSDGLSWRLLEPLDNVATTEIKFADVYAVELINYGVIHGSNVSNARKCLKGQRVSETYRFTVHGFQSSRTLPSVRVLATYTFGHKDLHICQIWVNQIKASLDLEQGRPKNLLVFVHPRSGKGNGCKTWDSVAPIFSRAKVKTKVIVTERAGHAYDVMATIGNKELISYDGVIAVGGDGFFNEILNGFLSSRHKAPYPPTPSDFHDSASCNESLIVNDPSETVIEASSQNNEQSPLLSSSSINGSGVLNIIDQEPGISLPNEHLRFGLIPAGSTDAIVMCTTGARDPITSAFHIVLGKRVWLDVAQVVRWKTESTSEVEPHVRYAASFAGYGFYGDVITESEKYRWMGPKRYDYAGTRVFMRHRSYQAEIAYLDVKSEERDSTSEKNNLGGRKRPFWNSNKSEKVICRANCNVCCTKPIHGSTDDSHTTPNSHAGETKWSSSKGKFLSVGAAVISCRNEKAPDGLVADAHLSDGFLHLILIKDCPHALYLWHLTQLARKGGNPFDFKFVEHHKTPAFTFTSSGNESVWNLDGEAFQAHQLSAQVFRGLVSLFATGPEV
- the LOC112194739 gene encoding ceramide kinase isoform X1 → MERDDVDGSIQQHQSPPHARFDGQASLLSCTLSLDHVGQVSLSFNSDGLSWRLLEPLDNDDSTCLCIKFASKVATTEIKFADVYAVELINYGVIHGSNVSNARKCLKGQRVSETYRFTVHGFQSSRTLPSVRVLATYTFGHKDLHICQIWVNQIKASLDLEQGRPKNLLVFVHPRSGKGNGCKTWDSVAPIFSRAKVKTKVIVTERAGHAYDVMATIGNKELISYDGVIAVGGDGFFNEILNGFLSSRHKAPYPPTPSDFHDSASCNESLIVNDPSETVIEASSQNNEQSPLLSSSSINGSGVLNIIDQEPGISLPNEHLRFGLIPAGSTDAIVMCTTGARDPITSAFHIVLGKRVWLDVAQVVRWKTESTSEVEPHVRYAASFAGYGFYGDVITESEKYRWMGPKRYDYAGTRVFMRHRSYQAEIAYLDVKSEERDSTSEKNNLGGRKRPFWNSNKSEKVICRANCNVCCTKPIHGSTDDSHTTPNSHAGETKWSSSKGKFLSVGAAVISCRNEKAPDGLVADAHLSDGFLHLILIKDCPHALYLWHLTQLARKGGNPFDFKFVEHHKTPAFTFTSSGNESVWNLDGEAFQAHQLSAQVFRGLVSLFATGPEV